A section of the Pseudomonas sp. FP453 genome encodes:
- the ftsB gene encoding cell division protein FtsB gives MRSPNWLFLVLLLLLAGLQYRLWVGNGSFAQVKDLTQQIADQHAENERLLERNRVLDAEVLELKKGTETVEERARHELGMVKEGETLYQLAQ, from the coding sequence ATGCGCAGTCCCAATTGGTTGTTCCTCGTCTTGCTCTTGTTGCTGGCTGGCCTGCAGTACCGCCTATGGGTGGGTAATGGCAGCTTTGCGCAGGTAAAAGACCTGACCCAGCAAATTGCCGACCAGCACGCCGAAAACGAACGCCTGCTGGAGCGCAACCGCGTCCTCGATGCCGAAGTGCTTGAGCTGAAAAAAGGCACGGAGACCGTTGAAGAGCGGGCTCGTCATGAGTTGGGCATGGTCAAGGAGGGCGAGACCCTCTACCAGTTGGCCCAATGA
- the ispD gene encoding 2-C-methyl-D-erythritol 4-phosphate cytidylyltransferase encodes MSTGLPAFWAVIPAAGVGARMAADRPKQYLQLGGRTILEHSLGCFLDHPALKGLVVSLAADDPYWPNLACAADPRIQRADGGTERSGSVLNALLQLNALGASDDDWVLVHDAARPNLSRDDLDKLLMELADDPVGGLLAVPARDTLKRVDKHGRVVETVDRSLIWQAYTPQMFRLGALHRALADSLVADAVITDEASAMEWSGQAPRLIEGRSDNIKVTRPEDLEWLRLRWANRR; translated from the coding sequence ATGAGTACTGGTTTGCCGGCCTTCTGGGCCGTGATACCTGCCGCGGGCGTCGGTGCCCGTATGGCCGCGGACCGTCCCAAGCAATATCTGCAACTGGGCGGGCGCACCATTCTCGAACACAGCCTTGGCTGTTTTCTCGACCACCCAGCGCTCAAGGGCCTGGTGGTCAGTCTTGCTGCTGATGATCCCTACTGGCCCAACCTGGCCTGTGCTGCCGACCCGCGCATCCAGCGTGCCGACGGTGGTACGGAGCGCTCGGGTTCGGTGCTCAATGCGTTGCTGCAATTGAATGCCTTGGGCGCCAGTGATGATGATTGGGTGCTGGTGCACGATGCGGCGCGACCTAACCTGAGTCGCGATGATCTCGACAAGTTGCTGATGGAACTGGCGGATGACCCCGTCGGCGGCCTGTTGGCCGTGCCGGCCCGCGATACGCTCAAGCGCGTCGACAAGCACGGGCGGGTGGTGGAAACCGTGGATCGCAGCTTGATCTGGCAAGCCTACACGCCACAGATGTTTCGCCTCGGTGCCTTGCACCGTGCGTTGGCTGACAGTTTGGTGGCGGATGCAGTGATTACCGATGAGGCTTCGGCCATGGAATGGTCCGGCCAGGCGCCGCGCTTGATTGAGGGGCGCTCGGACAATATCAAGGTGACCCGGCCCGAAGATCTCGAGTGGTTGCGGTTGCGGTGGGCTAACCGGCGGTAG
- a CDS encoding LysR substrate-binding domain-containing protein, with translation MLENRWEGIDEFVAVAECSQFTAAAERLGVSSSHISRQVARLEERLQTRLLYRSTRKVTLTEAGQTFLQHCQRLQDGREEALRAVGDLTSEPKGMLRMTCAVAYGERFIVPLVTRFMALYPQLRVDIELSNRQLDLVHEGLDLAIRLGRLQDSRMVASRLAPRRMYLCASPSYLARYGRPHSLSELTRHNCLIGSSDIWQLAQDGREFSQRVQGNWRCNSGQAVLDAALQGVGLCQLPDYYVLEHLHSGALVSLLEAHQPPNTAVWALYPQQRHLSPKVRKLVDFLKAGLAERPEYSS, from the coding sequence ATGTTGGAAAACCGCTGGGAAGGTATCGACGAATTCGTCGCGGTCGCCGAATGCAGCCAGTTCACGGCGGCAGCGGAGCGGTTGGGCGTGTCGTCGTCCCACATCAGCCGGCAAGTGGCACGCCTGGAAGAGCGGCTGCAAACGCGCTTGCTGTATCGCAGTACCCGCAAGGTCACGCTGACCGAGGCCGGCCAGACCTTTCTGCAGCATTGCCAACGCTTGCAGGACGGCCGCGAAGAGGCCCTGCGCGCGGTCGGCGACCTTACCAGTGAGCCCAAGGGCATGTTGCGCATGACCTGCGCCGTGGCCTACGGCGAGCGCTTTATCGTGCCGTTGGTGACGCGGTTCATGGCGTTGTATCCGCAATTGCGTGTGGATATAGAGCTGAGCAATCGCCAACTGGACCTGGTGCACGAAGGCCTCGACCTGGCGATCCGCCTCGGGCGCCTGCAGGATTCGCGCATGGTCGCCAGCCGCCTGGCACCGCGGCGCATGTACCTGTGTGCGTCACCGTCCTACCTGGCACGGTATGGCAGGCCACATAGCTTGTCGGAATTGACTCGGCATAACTGCCTGATCGGCAGTTCGGACATCTGGCAACTGGCCCAAGACGGGCGGGAATTTTCCCAGCGGGTGCAGGGAAACTGGCGCTGCAACAGTGGGCAGGCGGTGCTGGATGCAGCACTGCAAGGCGTGGGGTTGTGCCAGTTGCCGGATTATTACGTGCTGGAGCATCTGCACAGTGGGGCGCTGGTGTCGTTGCTGGAGGCGCATCAGCCGCCGAACACAGCGGTGTGGGCGCTGTATCCGCAGCAGCGGCATTTGTCGCCGAAGGTCAGGAAGCTGGTGGATTTCTTGAAGGCGGGGTTGGCTGAAAGGCCGGAGTACAGCAGTTGA
- a CDS encoding S-(hydroxymethyl)glutathione dehydrogenase/class III alcohol dehydrogenase: protein MIKSRAAVAFEAKKPLEIVEVDVAMPKAGEVLLRVVASGVCHTDAYTLSGADPEGIFPSILGHEGGAVVEAIGEGVTSVAVGDHVIPLYTPECGKCKFCLSGKTNLCQAIRSTQGKGLMPDGTTRFSYKGQPIFHYMGTSTFSEYTVLPEISVAKIPKEAPLEKVCLLGCGVTTGIGAVLNTAKVKPGDTVAIFGLGGIGLSAVIGAVKAKAGRIIAIDINPAKFEIAKQLGATDCINPKDYDRPIQDVIVDLTDGGVDFSFECIGNVQLMRAALECCHKGWGESVIIGVAGAGQEISTRPFQLVTGRVWRGSAFGGVRGRTELPSYVEMAQTGEIPLDTFITHTMGLEDINKAFDLMHEGKSIRTVIHF from the coding sequence ATGATCAAGTCCCGCGCCGCCGTAGCCTTCGAAGCCAAGAAGCCCCTTGAGATCGTTGAAGTGGATGTCGCCATGCCCAAGGCTGGCGAAGTGCTGTTGCGCGTGGTCGCGTCCGGCGTGTGCCACACCGACGCCTACACGCTGTCGGGCGCGGACCCGGAAGGCATCTTCCCGTCGATCCTCGGCCATGAAGGCGGTGCGGTGGTTGAAGCCATCGGCGAAGGCGTGACCTCGGTAGCGGTCGGCGACCACGTGATCCCGCTGTACACCCCGGAATGCGGAAAGTGCAAATTCTGCCTGTCGGGCAAGACCAACCTGTGCCAGGCCATTCGTTCCACCCAGGGCAAAGGCCTGATGCCGGATGGCACCACGCGTTTCTCCTACAAGGGCCAGCCGATTTTCCACTACATGGGTACCTCGACTTTCTCCGAGTACACCGTGCTGCCGGAAATTTCCGTGGCCAAGATTCCTAAAGAAGCCCCGCTGGAAAAAGTCTGCCTGCTGGGGTGTGGCGTCACCACCGGTATCGGTGCCGTGCTCAACACGGCCAAGGTCAAGCCGGGCGACACCGTGGCCATCTTCGGCCTTGGCGGTATCGGCCTGTCGGCGGTGATCGGTGCGGTCAAGGCCAAGGCGGGGCGCATCATCGCCATCGATATCAATCCGGCCAAGTTCGAAATCGCCAAGCAACTGGGCGCCACCGACTGCATCAACCCGAAAGACTACGATCGCCCAATTCAGGATGTGATTGTCGATTTGACTGACGGCGGCGTGGACTTTTCTTTCGAATGCATCGGCAATGTGCAACTGATGCGCGCCGCCCTTGAGTGCTGCCACAAAGGCTGGGGCGAGTCGGTGATCATCGGTGTTGCCGGTGCTGGCCAGGAAATCTCCACCCGTCCATTCCAGCTGGTGACCGGTCGCGTCTGGCGCGGTTCGGCCTTCGGCGGCGTGCGCGGGCGTACCGAATTGCCAAGCTACGTGGAAATGGCCCAGACCGGCGAGATCCCGCTGGACACCTTCATTACCCACACCATGGGCCTGGAAGACATCAACAAGGCGTTTGACCTGATGCACGAAGGCAAGAGCATCCGTACCGTCATTCATTTCTGA
- the fghA gene encoding S-formylglutathione hydrolase, producing MPLENISCQKSFGGWHKRYKHSSHVLGCDMTFAVYLPPQAEQGGKLPVLYWLSGLTCTDENFMQKAGAQRMAAELGLIIVAPDTSPRGPGVPGDPDNAWDFGLGAGFYLNATQEPWAKHYRMHDYVVQELPALVEAHFPASDKRGISGHSMGGHGALVCALRNPGRYLSVSAFSPINNPMDCPWGQKAFSRYLGEERSKWREWDACVLISEAAEKLPLLVDQGDRDDFLAVQLKPEALQQAAKAAGHPLELRLQPGYDHSYFFIASFIEEHLRHHGRALLG from the coding sequence ATGCCCTTGGAAAATATCTCCTGCCAGAAAAGTTTTGGCGGTTGGCACAAACGTTACAAACACAGCTCCCACGTACTCGGTTGCGACATGACCTTTGCCGTCTACCTGCCGCCGCAAGCGGAGCAGGGCGGCAAGTTGCCGGTGCTCTACTGGCTGTCGGGCCTGACCTGCACCGATGAGAACTTCATGCAGAAGGCCGGCGCCCAGCGCATGGCTGCCGAGCTGGGGCTGATCATCGTTGCGCCGGACACCAGTCCGCGCGGTCCCGGCGTGCCGGGTGATCCGGACAACGCATGGGACTTCGGTCTTGGCGCGGGCTTTTATCTGAACGCTACCCAGGAACCCTGGGCCAAGCACTATCGGATGCATGACTACGTGGTGCAGGAATTGCCGGCGTTGGTCGAAGCGCATTTCCCTGCTTCGGATAAGCGCGGTATCAGCGGTCACTCCATGGGCGGCCACGGTGCGCTGGTCTGTGCGCTGCGCAATCCCGGGCGTTACCTGTCGGTGTCGGCGTTTTCGCCGATCAACAACCCGATGGATTGCCCGTGGGGCCAGAAAGCTTTCTCCCGTTACCTGGGGGAGGAGCGTTCGAAGTGGCGTGAGTGGGACGCTTGCGTGCTGATCAGCGAAGCCGCGGAAAAGCTGCCATTGCTGGTGGACCAGGGCGATCGCGACGACTTCCTCGCCGTGCAGCTCAAGCCCGAAGCCTTGCAACAAGCGGCGAAGGCGGCCGGCCATCCGCTGGAACTGCGTCTGCAACCCGGCTACGACCACAGCTACTTCTTTATCGCCAGCTTCATCGAAGAGCATTTGCGACATCATGGCCGTGCTTTGCTCGGTTAA
- the ispF gene encoding 2-C-methyl-D-erythritol 2,4-cyclodiphosphate synthase: MRIGHGYDVHRFAEGDFITLGGVRIAHHHGLLAHSDGDVVLHALSDALLGAAALGDIGKHFPDTDPTFKGADSRVLLRHVVGLIHAKGWKVGNVDNTIVAQAPKMAPHIESMRALIAADLQIELDQVNVKATTTEKLGFTGREEGIAVHSVALLLRA; this comes from the coding sequence ATGCGTATTGGCCACGGCTACGATGTGCACCGTTTCGCTGAGGGCGATTTCATCACCTTGGGGGGCGTGCGCATTGCACACCATCATGGGTTGCTGGCTCATTCCGACGGCGACGTTGTGTTGCATGCCTTGAGCGATGCCTTGCTCGGCGCGGCGGCGTTGGGGGATATCGGCAAACATTTTCCAGACACCGATCCCACCTTCAAGGGTGCGGACAGTCGCGTCCTGCTGCGCCACGTCGTGGGCCTGATCCACGCCAAGGGCTGGAAGGTCGGCAACGTCGATAACACCATCGTGGCCCAGGCGCCGAAAATGGCCCCCCATATCGAATCGATGCGCGCGCTGATTGCCGCGGATCTGCAAATTGAATTGGATCAAGTGAACGTGAAAGCCACCACCACCGAAAAGCTCGGGTTTACCGGTCGTGAAGAGGGCATTGCGGTGCACTCCGTCGCCTTGTTGCTGCGCGCATGA
- the truD gene encoding tRNA pseudouridine(13) synthase TruD, translated as MNDLQLLGPRAYGEALGSAVLKATAEDFQVDEVLDIPLTGDGEHLWLWVEKRGLNTEEAARRIARAAGVPLRTVSYAGLKDRQALTRQWFSVQLPGKADPDMSGAENDTLKILKIARHKRKLQRGAHSANGFTLRLTQLAGDTAAIDARLQLIAQHGIPNYFGAQRFGHNGGNVVDAREWAARKALPEQRNVRSRLLSTARSFLFNKVLAARVADGSWQRAQVGDLLAFTDSRSFFPAGEAECSDPRLAILDLHPTGPQWGEGDSPASGATHALEQAVAASEAELRDWLVNAGMSQERRILRLPIGGLTWHYPGPDILQLEFVLPAGCFATVLVRELVDLVPVGQTDSPCVF; from the coding sequence ATGAACGACCTGCAACTGTTAGGCCCACGGGCCTATGGCGAGGCGTTGGGCAGTGCCGTGCTGAAGGCTACGGCTGAAGATTTCCAGGTCGATGAAGTGCTGGACATCCCGTTGACCGGCGATGGCGAGCACCTGTGGTTGTGGGTCGAGAAGCGTGGCCTCAATACCGAAGAAGCCGCGCGGCGCATCGCCAGGGCCGCTGGCGTGCCGTTGCGTACCGTCAGTTATGCCGGGCTCAAGGATCGCCAGGCGCTGACGCGCCAGTGGTTCAGCGTGCAGTTGCCGGGCAAGGCGGATCCAGACATGAGCGGTGCGGAAAACGACACGCTCAAGATCCTCAAGATCGCCCGCCACAAACGCAAGTTGCAACGCGGTGCGCATTCGGCGAACGGCTTCACCTTGCGCCTGACCCAGTTGGCCGGTGATACCGCGGCCATCGACGCGCGCTTGCAACTGATTGCCCAACACGGCATTCCCAACTACTTCGGCGCCCAGCGTTTTGGCCACAACGGCGGCAACGTGGTTGACGCCCGTGAGTGGGCGGCGCGCAAAGCCTTGCCGGAGCAGCGCAATGTGCGTTCGCGGTTGTTGTCCACGGCGCGCAGTTTCCTCTTCAACAAGGTATTGGCGGCACGTGTTGCCGACGGTTCCTGGCAGCGCGCCCAAGTCGGTGACCTGCTGGCATTTACCGACAGCCGCAGCTTTTTCCCGGCCGGCGAGGCTGAATGCAGCGACCCGCGCCTGGCGATCCTTGACCTGCACCCGACCGGGCCGCAGTGGGGGGAGGGCGATTCGCCCGCCAGCGGTGCGACCCATGCGCTGGAACAGGCCGTCGCCGCCAGCGAAGCCGAGCTGCGCGATTGGCTGGTGAATGCGGGCATGAGCCAGGAGCGGCGCATTCTGCGACTGCCCATTGGCGGGTTGACGTGGCATTATCCCGGGCCTGACATTCTGCAATTGGAATTCGTCCTGCCGGCCGGATGCTTCGCCACTGTCTTGGTGCGCGAGCTTGTTGATCTGGTGCCGGTGGGGCAGACGGACAGCCCATGCGTATTCTGA
- the surE gene encoding 5'/3'-nucleotidase SurE, with amino-acid sequence MRILISNDDGATAPGLAALYAALEDYAECVVVAPDQDKSGASSSLTLDRPLHPQVLANGFISVNGTPTDCVHLAINSLLDREPDLVVSGINLGANLGDDVLYSGTVAAALEGRFLGRTSFAFSLASRQLDNLPTAAYFARKLVEAHGSLDLPPRTVLNVNIPNLPLDRIRGIQLTRLGHRARAAAPLKVVDPRGKEGYWIAAAGDAEDGGPGTDFHAVMQGYVSITPLQLDRTFSDAFSSLDGWLEALN; translated from the coding sequence ATGCGTATTCTGATATCAAACGATGACGGTGCCACCGCACCCGGTCTTGCCGCGCTCTATGCTGCGCTGGAAGACTACGCCGAGTGCGTGGTGGTTGCCCCCGACCAGGACAAGAGCGGCGCCAGCAGTTCGCTGACGCTCGACCGTCCGCTGCACCCGCAGGTTCTGGCCAACGGCTTTATCAGCGTGAACGGCACCCCCACCGACTGCGTCCATCTGGCGATCAACAGCCTGTTGGACCGCGAGCCGGACCTGGTGGTGTCGGGTATCAACCTCGGCGCCAACCTCGGTGACGACGTGCTGTATTCCGGTACCGTGGCGGCGGCTCTTGAAGGGCGTTTCCTCGGTCGTACTTCGTTCGCCTTCTCGTTGGCTTCGCGCCAATTGGACAACCTGCCAACCGCCGCCTATTTCGCGCGCAAGCTGGTGGAGGCCCATGGTTCCCTGGACCTGCCGCCGCGTACGGTGCTCAACGTCAATATCCCCAATCTGCCCCTCGACCGCATCCGTGGCATCCAGCTGACGCGCCTGGGCCATCGTGCCCGTGCGGCAGCGCCGTTGAAGGTGGTCGACCCGCGTGGCAAGGAAGGGTATTGGATCGCCGCCGCCGGCGATGCCGAAGACGGCGGCCCGGGCACTGACTTTCATGCGGTGATGCAAGGTTATGTGTCGATTACGCCGTTGCAACTTGATCGCACCTTCAGTGATGCCTTCAGTAGCCTCGATGGCTGGCTGGAGGCGCTGAACTGA
- a CDS encoding protein-L-isoaspartate(D-aspartate) O-methyltransferase has protein sequence MTSQRTRERLIQRLYEEGLSNAQVLEVIRRTPRHLFVDEALAHRAYEDTALPIGHNQTISQPYMVARMSELLLAAGPLDKVLEIGTGSGYQTAVLSQLVERVFSVERIKVLQDRAKERLAELNLRNVVFRWGDGWEGWPALAPYNGIIVTAVATDVPQALLDQLAPGGRLVIPVGSGEVQQLMLIIREDEGFSRHVLGAVRFVPLLNGPLA, from the coding sequence ATGACTTCCCAGCGTACCCGTGAGCGTTTGATCCAGCGCCTTTATGAAGAGGGCCTGTCCAACGCCCAGGTGCTGGAAGTGATCCGGCGTACGCCTCGGCACTTGTTTGTCGACGAGGCCTTGGCGCACCGCGCCTATGAAGACACCGCGCTGCCCATCGGCCACAACCAGACCATTTCCCAGCCGTACATGGTCGCGCGCATGAGCGAGTTGCTGCTGGCGGCGGGGCCGCTGGACAAGGTGCTGGAGATCGGCACGGGCTCGGGCTACCAGACGGCGGTGCTGTCGCAGTTGGTGGAGCGGGTGTTTTCAGTGGAGCGCATCAAGGTCCTGCAGGACCGCGCCAAGGAGCGCCTGGCCGAGTTGAACCTGCGCAACGTGGTGTTTCGCTGGGGCGATGGTTGGGAAGGGTGGCCGGCACTGGCGCCTTACAACGGCATTATCGTCACCGCGGTGGCCACTGATGTGCCCCAGGCGTTGCTCGATCAATTGGCCCCGGGCGGGCGGTTGGTGATCCCGGTGGGCTCCGGCGAAGTGCAACAATTGATGCTCATCATCCGTGAAGACGAAGGTTTTTCACGGCATGTACTGGGCGCTGTGCGCTTCGTCCCGTTGCTCAATGGCCCGCTGGCCTGA
- a CDS encoding peptidoglycan DD-metalloendopeptidase family protein — protein MSLTGLAQRMSKTSFQRLVLGLVLSSLLAGCSSSPSSGARVVDRNSAAPQKPTVTTGQYVVRKGDTMFSIAFRYGWDYKALAARNNIPVPYTIHPGQTIRFDGRTGSTPATVVTNSTSSPSSSSKTTIITRPAGTAAPAVASKPAPAPLPPAGPAPTGWGWPSNGVLIGKFSSNGSLNKGIDIAGDLGQPVLAASDGTVVYAGSGLRGYGELVIIKHSDTYVSAYGHNRRLLVREGQQVKVGQTIAEMGSTGTDRVKLHFEIRRQGKPVDPLQFLPRR, from the coding sequence GTGAGTCTCACAGGTCTTGCGCAGCGTATGAGTAAAACAAGCTTTCAGCGACTGGTGCTTGGCCTTGTCTTGAGTTCCTTGTTGGCAGGGTGTTCCAGCTCGCCAAGCAGCGGCGCGCGGGTGGTTGACCGCAACAGCGCAGCACCGCAAAAGCCGACGGTGACCACCGGGCAATATGTGGTGCGCAAGGGCGACACGATGTTCTCGATCGCCTTCCGTTATGGCTGGGATTACAAGGCACTCGCAGCCCGTAACAATATTCCTGTGCCATACACGATACATCCGGGTCAGACGATTCGCTTTGACGGACGCACCGGTTCAACGCCTGCGACCGTGGTCACAAACAGCACGTCTTCGCCGTCGTCGTCGAGCAAAACCACCATCATCACCCGGCCTGCAGGCACCGCCGCACCTGCGGTTGCGAGCAAGCCTGCACCTGCGCCACTGCCGCCTGCCGGACCGGCACCGACGGGTTGGGGATGGCCCTCAAACGGGGTGCTGATTGGAAAATTCTCTTCAAACGGTAGTTTGAATAAAGGCATTGATATCGCCGGGGATTTGGGACAGCCTGTTTTAGCTGCGTCTGATGGGACAGTGGTGTACGCCGGGAGTGGTTTACGGGGCTACGGCGAGCTGGTCATCATCAAACACAGCGATACCTACGTCAGTGCCTACGGACATAACCGCAGGCTGTTGGTTCGGGAGGGGCAGCAGGTCAAAGTCGGACAGACAATTGCCGAAATGGGGTCAACTGGTACAGACCGGGTGAAACTGCACTTTGAGATTCGCCGCCAAGGGAAACCTGTAGATCCGCTGCAATTCCTACCCCGTCGTTGA
- the rpoS gene encoding RNA polymerase sigma factor RpoS, which yields MALSKEAPEFDIDDELLLMGEHTDTESMSNEGPAVPSVRTKSKNSTALKQHKYIDYTRALDATQLYLNEIGFSPLLTPEEEVHFARLSQKGDPAGRKRMIESNLRLVVKIARRYVNRGLSLLDLIEEGNLGLIRAVEKFDPERGFRFSTYATWWIRQTIERAIMNQTRTIRLPIHVVKELNVYLRAARELTQKLDHEPSPEEIANLLEKPVGEVKRMLGLNERVSSVDVSLGPDSDKTLLDTLTDDRPTDPCELLQDDDLSQSIDQWLSELTDKQREVVIRRFGLRGHESSTLEDVGLEIGLTRERVRQIQVEGLKRLREILEKNGLSSESLFQ from the coding sequence ATGGCTCTCAGTAAAGAAGCGCCGGAGTTTGACATCGACGATGAGCTTCTCCTTATGGGAGAGCACACCGATACGGAATCGATGTCGAATGAGGGACCTGCTGTACCTTCAGTTCGCACCAAATCCAAGAACTCCACCGCGTTAAAGCAACACAAATACATTGATTACACGCGGGCGCTCGATGCGACCCAGCTGTACCTCAATGAAATCGGTTTTTCCCCTCTGCTGACTCCCGAAGAAGAAGTCCATTTTGCGCGCTTGTCGCAAAAGGGCGATCCGGCCGGGCGCAAGCGCATGATTGAAAGCAACCTGCGCCTGGTGGTGAAAATCGCCCGGCGGTATGTCAATCGTGGGCTGTCCCTGTTGGACCTGATCGAGGAAGGCAACCTCGGCTTGATCCGGGCGGTGGAGAAGTTCGACCCGGAGCGGGGCTTCCGCTTTTCGACCTACGCCACGTGGTGGATTCGCCAGACCATCGAACGGGCGATCATGAATCAGACCCGCACGATCCGGTTGCCGATCCATGTGGTCAAGGAGCTCAACGTCTACCTGCGGGCGGCGCGTGAGCTTACCCAGAAACTCGATCATGAACCTTCGCCCGAAGAAATCGCCAACCTGCTGGAGAAACCGGTAGGGGAGGTCAAGCGCATGCTCGGCTTGAACGAGCGCGTGTCTTCGGTCGATGTCTCGCTGGGTCCGGATTCGGATAAAACCCTGCTGGACACCCTGACAGATGATCGGCCTACAGATCCTTGCGAGCTGTTGCAAGACGATGATCTTTCCCAAAGCATTGACCAGTGGCTATCTGAGCTTACGGACAAGCAGCGTGAGGTGGTGATTCGCCGCTTCGGCCTGCGCGGCCATGAGAGCAGTACCCTGGAGGATGTCGGCCTGGAGATTGGCCTGACCCGTGAGCGGGTGCGGCAGATCCAGGTGGAAGGGCTCAAGCGCTTGCGTGAGATCCTGGAGAAAAATGGCTTGTCGAGTGAGTCGTTGTTTCAATAA
- a CDS encoding cold-shock protein, translating into MSNRQTGTVKWFNDEKGFGFITPQSGDDLFVHFKAIQSDGFKSLKEGQQVSFIATRGQKGMQAEEVQVI; encoded by the coding sequence ATGTCTAATCGCCAAACTGGTACCGTTAAGTGGTTCAACGATGAAAAAGGCTTCGGCTTCATCACTCCACAATCCGGTGACGACCTGTTCGTTCACTTCAAAGCTATCCAATCCGACGGCTTCAAAAGCCTGAAAGAAGGCCAACAGGTTTCTTTCATCGCTACCCGCGGTCAGAAAGGCATGCAAGCTGAAGAAGTTCAAGTTATCTAA
- the dcd gene encoding dCTP deaminase: MSIKSDKWIRRMAQEHGMIEPFVERQIRGEGDSPVISYGVSSYGYDVRCADEFKVFTNINSAIVDPKNFDEKSFVDVKSDVCIIPPNSFALARTVEFFRIPRDVLTICLGKSTYARCGIIVNVTPLEPEWEGHVTLEFSNTTTLPAKIYANEGVAQMLFLQSDEACEVSYKDRAGKYQGQRGVTLPRA, encoded by the coding sequence ATGAGCATCAAATCGGACAAGTGGATTCGCCGCATGGCGCAAGAGCACGGCATGATCGAACCCTTCGTTGAGCGCCAGATCCGTGGCGAAGGCGACAGCCCTGTGATTTCGTACGGTGTTTCCAGCTACGGCTACGATGTGCGTTGCGCCGATGAGTTCAAGGTGTTCACCAACATCAACTCGGCGATCGTCGATCCGAAGAACTTTGACGAAAAGAGCTTCGTCGACGTCAAGAGCGACGTATGCATCATTCCGCCAAACTCCTTTGCCCTGGCGCGCACCGTGGAGTTCTTCCGCATCCCCCGCGATGTGCTGACCATCTGCCTGGGCAAGAGCACCTACGCGCGCTGCGGCATTATCGTCAACGTGACGCCGCTTGAGCCCGAGTGGGAAGGTCACGTGACCCTGGAGTTCTCCAACACCACCACCTTGCCGGCAAAGATCTATGCCAACGAAGGTGTGGCGCAAATGCTGTTCCTGCAGTCCGACGAGGCCTGTGAAGTGTCCTATAAAGACCGTGCAGGCAAGTACCAGGGCCAGCGCGGCGTCACCCTCCCGCGCGCTTGA